One Thermococcus sp. M36 genomic window, ATCCTCTCCATCACGTCCATCTCGCGCAGGGCCAGCCACAGAGAGGCCTGGTTGCTCGTGACGACGGGGATGCCGAGGTCGTCCTCAAGGGGCTCTATTATCTCAAACGTCCGCAGGTTCGTACAGCTTATGAATATCGCATCTGCCTCGTCCATGAAGCTGGCCTTGGCCAAGCGGTAGGCCTCGTGGGGCTCAAGCTTTCCAATCTGGGTGTTGTCCTCTATACCCAGCCCCCTTATGTCAAGGACGTTGAAGTCATGGGCCTCCAAGAACTCCTTCTCACGGAGGTTTATCTCCTCCGTATAGGGGGTTATCACGAGTATATCCCTAGCATCGAGAACCTTGAGGGCCTCAACCACAGCCGTGCTGGTGCTCACGACGGGCACGTTGACCTCGTCCTCTATCCTCGCCTCAAGCTCCCTCTCGTAGTCCTTCCCACCTATGAAGGAGCCGCTGGTGCAGCCGTAGAGTATAAGCTCCACCCCGGCGTCCGCCAGAAGCCTTGCCGCTTCAACGGCGAGGGAGTTCATCTTTATCAGTTCGTCCTCGCTGACATTTTTAAGCGGAACCCTGGCCGTATGCAGGGAAACACCGTCCGGGAGAACCGAGTGGAGCTCCATCTCCATGGTCGTGTTTGATGAGGGCACGATAAGACCGAGCCTGCCCCTCCATCCGTACATATTCCCACCTCCCTTGAACTACTCCGGAGTTCTCTTAAACCTTTGGTTTCGGAAAGGCTGATTAACCCGCGGAAAAAACTGCCCACGGGGGTGATGGTGTGGAGCTGGACGATGCCATAATGAACAGAACGTCCGTAAGGCATTTCCTCGACAGGCAGGTTCCGGACGAGCATGTCCGGGCCCTTATAGAGGCCGCCATGCGGGCGCCGACGGCAAGCGGGCTTGAGAACTGGCTTTTTGTGGTTTTTCGGAGCGATGAGGCAAGGGACAAGATATACCGTCTCATAGGGGAGGGCATGGAGGCGTACTACCGGGCCGTCAACCTGCCGGAGGAGAAGATAGAAAAGCTCAGGGAAAGGATTTACAGGGACGGGATGTTCAGGGCCCCTGTTTACATAGCAGTCTTCATTGACAGGCGCGTCCGCTTCCTTAAGGGGGAGGAGTTCGACGAGCTGGAGTTCCTCTGGAGCGTCGAGAGCGCTGCCATGGCGATCCAGAACCTCATGCTGAAGGCAGTGGAGCTCGGCCTCGGGACGGTCTATATCGGGGTCACGAACTTTGAGGACATAGAGGAAGAGGTTCGCGAGCTCGCGGGCCTCGACGAAAACTACTACCTGGTGGGCCTGATTCCCGTCGGATATCCGAGGGGCGAGGTGAAGCCGCGGAAGAGGCGGAAAGGCCTCGAAGATGTAACCCGGTTCATCTAAACGTTTTTATTTTTCCCGCCCCATCTTATTTGGTGGAAAGATGATAGAGTTCGTTATCCTGCTGGGGGTCATTGGCGGCTGGATCATTGTGGCCTCAACGCTCTTCCTGATGCTTGCCCTCGGCCAGACCTGGGGGCTGGCGGGCATCCTCCTGCTCGTGGCATCGATCCAGATAAACAACACCCTGAAGAGGAGGTACATGAGCACGATCGTGAACGCCACCCCCAGGGCGAAGGCCATAGCGGCGCACATCTTCGAGATGAACGAGCTGATCCTGCTGTCCTCTTACATCGCCTCGCTGCTCCTCTACGAGGGCATCCAGAAGTACGTGGAGATAGTAATAAAGTTCCCCCATATGCCGGGGTGAGAGCATGAACGTCGTTATAGTCCGCTACGGCGAGATAGGTACGAAGTCCAGACAGACGCGGAGATGGTTCGAGAACATCCTCATGAACAACATCCGTGAGGCTCTGGTTAGCGAGGAGATCGGGTTCAAGAAGGTCGAGGCCAAACACGGCCGCGTTCTCGTCAGGACTAACAAGGCAAATGAAGCCGTTGAAGTCCTCACGAGGGTTTTCGGAATAGTCTCCCTCTCGCCCGCAATGGAAGTCGAGGCCGAAATGGAGAAAATAAACAAAACCGCCCTCAAGCTCTTCAGGAAGAAGAAGCGCGAGCTTGGCCTCGAAAAGCCTAGCTTCCGCGTTACCGCGAGAAGGATAACCAAGGAGTTCCCGCTCAAGAGCCCTGAGATACAGGCGAAGGTCGGGGAATACATCCTTGAGAACGAGGAAAGCAGGGTTGACCTGCACGAGTACGACATCGAGGTCGGTGTCGAGTTGATGGAGGGAAAGGCCTACATTTACGTGGACAAGGTGAGGGCCTGGGGAGGCCTGCCGATAGGGACGCAGGGAAAAGTGGTCGCACTGCTCAGCGGCGGCATAGACTCGCCGGTGGCGGCTTTCCTCATGATGAAGAGGGGCGTTGAGGTCATCCCAGTCCACATCTACATGGGCGAGCAGACCCTTGAGAAAGTGCGCAGGATATGGAACCAGCTCAAGAAGTACCACTACGGCGGAAAGGGCGAGCTGATAGTGGTTAAGCCCAAGGAGCGCGAGAGAATTATTCAAAAGCTCAAGGAGCTGAAGAAAGACAAGTATACCTGCGTCTTCTGCAAGTACATGATGGTGAGGAACGCTGACAGGATTGCGAGGGAGTTTGGGGCGAAGGGGATAGTCATGGGCGACTCCCTCGGCCAGGTCGCCAGCCAGACGCTTGAGAACATGTACATCGTCAGCCAGGCGAGCGATTTACCGATTTACAGGCCGCTCATCGGCATGGACAAAGAGGAGATAGTGGGAATAGCGAAAAAGATAGGCACATTTGAGCTGTCAACTCTCCCCGAAGACGAGATACCCTTCATCCCCAAGCACCCCGTCATAAGGGGCTCCTGGGAGGAATTCCGGAAGCTCTACAGAGCCATCTTTGGGGAGGAGCCAAGAAAAAAAGAGTGCTGAGGTGATAAAATGGACCTCACTAAGCTCTCCGCACGCCTGTCTCTCGCCCTGCCTCTGATATTCGTGATGGGTCTGCTGCTGGTGATGAGCCGGAACCCGTGGTTCTCCTTCACGGGGAACGCCCTCAGCGACATGGGTTCGATAAGGAACCCGGTAAACTACTACTTCAACGGCTTCCTGATGGCCTTCGCGGCCGTGGGCTTTATCGCGGCGGCCGGTGCCTTTAGAAACGGCCTGAGCTACCTGATGCCGCTCGCGATGGTATTCCTGTTCCTCGTGGGAGTCTTCCCGGAGGAGTACGCGCCCCATGCACCGTCAGCAGTACTCTTCTACGTCCTCGCACTGGCGGACATAGCCATCATCGGAATAAAACTCGGCCGTTCGGGTGCCTCTGTCGGCTACATCTGGTCCATCCTGGCCGTCTTTACGTTCGGCCTGATGCTATACCTCGTTAAGGCGAGAGTTTTCAAAGGGCTGGCGATCCCGGAGCTTGTAGGGGCTTCCACGATACTGGCGTGGTTCGTCTACGTGGGGATGCTCCAGCTCCGTTCCCAACCTTAAGTTGAGAAAAGCTTCATATATTCTCCCCCGTTTCCCCAACCATGAAGGCCGTCGCACTCCTCAGTTCTGGCATCGACTCACCGGTCGCGGTATACCTCATGCTCAGAAAGGGGCTGGAGGTAACACCGGTCCACTTCAGGCAGAGCTCCAGAAAGGAATCCAAGGCAATTGAGCTCTATGAGATTCTTAAGCGCTACGGGAAACTCAACGAGCCGGTAATAGTTGACGCCTACGAGGAGCAGGCGCCGGTCTTTTCAAAGCTGGCCGAGATTGGAAAGGCCAAATGGACATGCCTCTTCTGCAAGTGGACGATGGTGCGGAGGGCGTGCAGGGTTGGCCGTGAGATAGGCGCAAGGGCTATAGTAACCGGCGACTCCCTCGGTCAAGTCGCCAGCCAGACCCTCGACAACCTGATGATAATAAGCTCCGCCAGTGATCTACCAGTCATGAGGCCGCTCATAGGGATGGACAAGGAGGAGATAGTGAGGATCGCGAAGGAGATAGGGACGTTTGAGGTGAGCATCGAGCCAGAGGAGCCCTGTCCCTTCGTACCGAGGCATCCGGTGGTCAGAGGCTCTTTAGGGGAGTTCCTGAGGATAAAGGCAAAACTGGCGGAGGAAGGCCTTCTCTGATTCCTGGAGTACTCACTTTTGTGTATAACTGTTCGTTTACGGAAAGCTTTTAAGGTCTTCCACCGAGCCCAACCCGGTGATTGCAAATGAATGTGTTTAACAGCACCCTGGAGCTTTACGAGAGGTACAAGCCGACCCCCCTGGTCAGGCTCTCGGCCGAGAGGGGGGATGTATTTTGCCAAGCTAGAGTTCTTTAACCCCTTCAGCAGGAGCATCAAGGACAGAGCTGTTTTTAACATGCTTATGAAGGCCCAAGAGCGCGGGGACATCAACGGCACGGCCCTTTTTGAAGCCACGTCCGGCAATGTGGGCATCTCTATGGCGGCACTCAGCAACGTCTTTGGGGTGAAGTTCAGGGCGTACCTGCCCAAACCGACGCCCAAAGCGACGCAGGTTCTCCTGAGGGTTCTTGGTGCAGAGGTCGTCATGACCGAGTTTGAGACAATAGACCCCTCTATGGTTCGCTACGTCCAGGAAGAGGCCAGGAAGGCAGGAGCCGTGAACCTGAACCAGTTCGAAAACGACGACAACTTCGACGCCCACTACCGCTTCACTGCAAGGGAGATAGACGAGCAGCTGAAGAGCATAGGCAGAACCCCCGACATCATCATAGCCGGCATAGGGACGTCCGGACACATAGCCGGGCTCGCCAAGTACTTCAAGGAGCGCTACGACACCAAGGTAGTCGGCGTTGTCCCTGCGAAGGGCGAGAAGATCCCCGGAATCAAGCGCCTTGAGACGAGGCCCAAGTGGTACTTTGAGGTCGAGGTGGACAGGGTCGTGGAGGTAACGAGGAAGGAGGCCGTGGAGGGCGCCGTCCGTGTCGCCAGGAGCGACGGCCTGCTCATAGGTCTGAGCTCAGGGGCAGTTGTAAAGGCCTACGAGGAGGTCTCTGGAGAGTTTGGAGAGGGTACCTACGTCCTGGTCTTCCCGGACGACGGGTTTAAATACGTGGAGGTCTTTGAGAGCTACCTGGGGATGTGATGCCATGAAGCCCCTCCGGCTCGCCACCTTCCTTCTTTCCATAAACGGGCTCATGCTCCTCTACTACGCCTACTCCTGGAGCTCAGCGGTGTACCTTACCTTCGCCCTGCTGAGCCTCGTCCTGGCCTACGGGGTCAGAAGGGAAAACAGGACGGCCATCAAGGCGGCGCTCATCTATTCCGGGGCAAGCTTCTTCCTCGCCCTGCTTTTCCTCATCGCAGGGAACCTCTACTCTGCGGTGGATACAGCGGTGAACTTCTTCATACTGCACGACATCCTGGACTACATAAAGGAAGCCGCCGGCCCGGAAGAGGGGACTGAAAGGGAGAACGGTTAACCCTGACGTAGATTCAGGGTTATTTTGGCCAACAGAACGGTTTTAAGGTTGAATATCGAAAATGCCATGGGGGGTTGAAGATGCATGAACTCATTGAGAGCCTTGTGTTCGATTACGCTGACATGATACGGCCGGGGGAGCTCGTCCTTGTCGAGTACACCTCTAGGGAGCCCGTGTATCTGCTCTTTCAAATCATCACAGAGTACGCGAGAAGCAGGAACGTGCCCCTCATCGTGGTGGACATCCTCGACGGTCTCCATGTCATGAAGAGCCAGCTCAGGTTCGCCGGGATTGACACGTCTCCCATCGATGAAATTCCTGTTCTCAAGGTCGGGGGGAAAGTTGACACCGGCAGGGTGTTCTCAAAGGTGGAGGAGACGGCCGAGATTGCAGTATTCAAAAGGCAGTTCATGAACGCACTCAAGAGGATACGCGAGGAGTTCGGTGACATCCCGTTCATACGGATCGTCGTTGGAACCTCTGAACTGCTCCAGCTGCTTGAGAGGGATCCCCCTAAGATGGAGGAGTTCTTCGCGGGCCTTATCCGCCCCCTCGTCGGGAACCCCTACACCAGGGGCGTGGTCTTCATAAACCGAAAGAGGGTCTGCAGCAGGGGACTGAAAGAGGCCGAGGAGATATCAACCCGCGTGCTAGAAACTAGGGCAGAGTGCGGCAAGCTCACGATAAGGGTTGTTAAGTCCATATACTTCGAAGAGTACAAGGCGGAGGTTCAGCTCGATCCGTGCACGCTCCGGGAGCGCCTGGCATCGGGAGGTGAGTGATTTGGTCATAAAGAGAAGCGTGCCTGAAGCCGTTGAGAGCATCAGGGGCATCGAACCGGGGGAGGCCGTCGTCGTGGAGTACACCTCTCGCGACCCGGTTCACCTGGCGGTTTCACTGCCCCTCATGATGGCAGAAGGGGGAGTGAAGGTCGTTGTCAACGACGTCCTGGACCAGCTCCACGTAATCCGCGCCCACCTGAGGATACTCGGAATCCGGACAGACTGGATGGACAGTCTGCCTGTCATCAAGTTCGGAGGAACGCTACCCGTTGGAAACGTCATCAAGAGGATAAGCATACTGAAACCCGCCCCCGTCTGGAGCAGGGAGTACGAGAACACACTGGCCAGTATCCCCGGATTGAAGCTGATAGTAACGCTGGGCATTGAGAAGATGATAAACGTCAGATCCGACCTCCCGGCATCAACAGTGTGCCGCACGACAGGCGCCTCCTCCCTCGGGGCGGAGGACAAGATAAAGGTGACTTTCGTCAACAAGGATCTCCTGGGTGAGAGCACCCTGGAAGACATAAGGGAGCTGGCAACCAGGGTGTTCCGGCTGGAGTTCCAGGACGCAAGGCTGATCTTGGAGGTCATAAAATCCCCGTACATGAAGAACTACGGAAAAAGGTTCTCCGTAGAAGCTGAGGACCTCGTAAAATACCTACAGGCCGCCGCCGGTGATTACCTCCCCAGGTAGCCGGCCCGGCCGGTGCTTCTTTTTCAGATGAAGGTGAAAAGAGAAAAGCCCTCACTGGGGCGCCTTTACGATTATCCTTGCGTCGACTATGACGGCTCCCTCGCCCTCGTTGTACACGAAGACGGGGTTGAGATCCATCTCCTTGATGTAGTCCCTGAGGTCGTCAACGAGCTCGCTGACCTTGAGGAGGAGGTTCACTATCGCGTCTATGTCCGCCGGCTCCTCACCGCGCGCTCCCGCTAAAATCGGGTAGCTCTTTATCTCCTGAATCATCTTCCTGGCGTCGCGCTCGGTTATCGGAATTATGCGGAAGGTAACGTCCTTGAGAACTTCGACGAAGATGCCGCCGAGGCCGAACATAAGTGCATGTCCAAACTGCGGGTCTTCCGTAACTCCGATGATTACCTCCCTGCCGACCTTGAGCATCGGGGCTATGAGGACACCGAGTATCTCGGCGTCTGGGCGGTATTTGCGCGCGTTCTCGTGGATAAGCTCCCACTTCTCCTTGAGCTCTTCCGGTGTCTTTATGTTGAGGAGAACCACCTTGGCGTCGCTCTTGTGGAGAATCTGCGGCGACATGAGCTTCATTGCAACAGGGTAGCCGATCTCCTCGGCGTACCGGAGGGCTTCATCAAGCGTCTTTGCGAGCTTCTCCTCCGGAACCGGGAGGCCGTACGCTCTGAGAACCTGCTTTGCCTCGTACTCCACAAGGGCCGTCCTCCCAGAGGCCAGAACTTCCTTAATAACTTTGAGGGCTTCCTCCTTCATGGTACCACCACCGAAAAGTTAAGGGGCTAGGCGCCCCTCCTGAGGTATTCAGCATACCTGACGAGGCCCGCCAAAGCGCGGACACCCCTTTCAGGGGTCGGGTAAACGGGAACGCCCCTCTCCTCAAGGATGCGGGCGTAGTGATCGGTCTTCTTGCCGCCCATGGCGACGGCAACTATCGGCTTGTCGCTCTTCTTCTGGTACTCGGCGAGGATGTCGATAATCTTCTCCTCTTCAAGGAGCGGAACCTGGAAGAGGACTATGACGAGGATTGCATCAACGTTCGGGTCGTTCACGAAGCCCTCGATGGCTATCCTGTACCTCTCGGCGTCGGTGTCGCCGACAACGTCGGTCGGGTTGCCAGGAACCGCGTGCGGCGGGAAGTTCTCCCTGAGGAACTTGATGGTATCCTCGCTGAGATCGGCCATTTTGAGTCCGAACTTGGCAACAGCGTCACTCGCCATGACGCCAGCGCCGCCACCGTCGGTGATTATTCCTATCCTGTCACCCCTCGGCAGCTTGTCCTTGAGGGCGGCAAAGGCCTTGGCGAGGTCGAACATGTGCTCGAAGTCCTCGGCGCGGATTATTCCGGTCTGCTTGAAGACGGCGTCGTAAATCGTGTCCGCCCCAGCGAGTGAACCGGTGTGGCTCGATGCGGCCTTAGCGCCGTACTCCGTCCTTCCGCTCTTGAGGGCTATGACCGGCTTGACCAGGGTTATCCTCCTGGCGGCCTCTATGAACTTCCTCCCGTCCTTGACGCCCTCAATGTAGAATGTGACGACTTTTATCGAGTCGTCGTGGATGAAGTAATCCATGAGATCTGCGTCGTCAACGTCGAGCTTGTTGCCATAGCTGACCATCTTGCCTATCCCGATGTCTGCCATCGCTGCCCAGTCGAGCATCGCAGCTGCAAAGGCACCGCTCTGGCTGACGAAGGCTATCGGCCCGCTCTTGGGCCTGTCCATCTTGTTCTCCGGCAGGAAGACGGTGTCAACGCCGGTGTCAGGGACGTAAACACCGACGCAGTTGGGACCGATGACCCTTATGCCGTTCTCCCTCGCTATCTCAAGTATCTCGCGCTCCAGCTTCTTCCCTTCCTCACCGAGCTCACCGAAGCCACCGGTGATGATGATGACGGACTTTATTCCCTTCTTCGCTATCTGCCTCATTGTATCTGGAACGAACGGGGCCGGAATCGAGATGACCGCCAGATCAGTGTCCTCAGGGAGCTCCTCAACGCTCTTGTAGACCCTATAACCGTCAATCTCGTCGAGCTTGGGGTTCACAGGGTAGATGTTGCCCTTGA contains:
- the thiI gene encoding tRNA uracil 4-sulfurtransferase ThiI, producing the protein MNVVIVRYGEIGTKSRQTRRWFENILMNNIREALVSEEIGFKKVEAKHGRVLVRTNKANEAVEVLTRVFGIVSLSPAMEVEAEMEKINKTALKLFRKKKRELGLEKPSFRVTARRITKEFPLKSPEIQAKVGEYILENEESRVDLHEYDIEVGVELMEGKAYIYVDKVRAWGGLPIGTQGKVVALLSGGIDSPVAAFLMMKRGVEVIPVHIYMGEQTLEKVRRIWNQLKKYHYGGKGELIVVKPKERERIIQKLKELKKDKYTCVFCKYMMVRNADRIAREFGAKGIVMGDSLGQVASQTLENMYIVSQASDLPIYRPLIGMDKEEIVGIAKKIGTFELSTLPEDEIPFIPKHPVIRGSWEEFRKLYRAIFGEEPRKKEC
- a CDS encoding acetate--CoA ligase family protein; the protein is MAERIVEEMRPFFNPKAVAIIGATNKKGKVGNVIFENFRMNRERGIFKGNIYPVNPKLDEIDGYRVYKSVEELPEDTDLAVISIPAPFVPDTMRQIAKKGIKSVIIITGGFGELGEEGKKLEREILEIARENGIRVIGPNCVGVYVPDTGVDTVFLPENKMDRPKSGPIAFVSQSGAFAAAMLDWAAMADIGIGKMVSYGNKLDVDDADLMDYFIHDDSIKVVTFYIEGVKDGRKFIEAARRITLVKPVIALKSGRTEYGAKAASSHTGSLAGADTIYDAVFKQTGIIRAEDFEHMFDLAKAFAALKDKLPRGDRIGIITDGGGAGVMASDAVAKFGLKMADLSEDTIKFLRENFPPHAVPGNPTDVVGDTDAERYRIAIEGFVNDPNVDAILVIVLFQVPLLEEEKIIDILAEYQKKSDKPIVAVAMGGKKTDHYARILEERGVPVYPTPERGVRALAGLVRYAEYLRRGA
- a CDS encoding nitroreductase family protein, with the translated sequence MELDDAIMNRTSVRHFLDRQVPDEHVRALIEAAMRAPTASGLENWLFVVFRSDEARDKIYRLIGEGMEAYYRAVNLPEEKIEKLRERIYRDGMFRAPVYIAVFIDRRVRFLKGEEFDELEFLWSVESAAMAIQNLMLKAVELGLGTVYIGVTNFEDIEEEVRELAGLDENYYLVGLIPVGYPRGEVKPRKRRKGLEDVTRFI
- a CDS encoding acetate--CoA ligase family protein, whose translation is MKEEALKVIKEVLASGRTALVEYEAKQVLRAYGLPVPEEKLAKTLDEALRYAEEIGYPVAMKLMSPQILHKSDAKVVLLNIKTPEELKEKWELIHENARKYRPDAEILGVLIAPMLKVGREVIIGVTEDPQFGHALMFGLGGIFVEVLKDVTFRIIPITERDARKMIQEIKSYPILAGARGEEPADIDAIVNLLLKVSELVDDLRDYIKEMDLNPVFVYNEGEGAVIVDARIIVKAPQ
- a CDS encoding aspartate/glutamate racemase family protein, which codes for MYGWRGRLGLIVPSSNTTMEMELHSVLPDGVSLHTARVPLKNVSEDELIKMNSLAVEAARLLADAGVELILYGCTSGSFIGGKDYERELEARIEDEVNVPVVSTSTAVVEALKVLDARDILVITPYTEEINLREKEFLEAHDFNVLDIRGLGIEDNTQIGKLEPHEAYRLAKASFMDEADAIFISCTNLRTFEIIEPLEDDLGIPVVTSNQASLWLALREMDVMERIPELGRLFVEF
- a CDS encoding DUF257 family protein: MVIKRSVPEAVESIRGIEPGEAVVVEYTSRDPVHLAVSLPLMMAEGGVKVVVNDVLDQLHVIRAHLRILGIRTDWMDSLPVIKFGGTLPVGNVIKRISILKPAPVWSREYENTLASIPGLKLIVTLGIEKMINVRSDLPASTVCRTTGASSLGAEDKIKVTFVNKDLLGESTLEDIRELATRVFRLEFQDARLILEVIKSPYMKNYGKRFSVEAEDLVKYLQAAAGDYLPR
- a CDS encoding cysteine synthase family protein; protein product: MYFAKLEFFNPFSRSIKDRAVFNMLMKAQERGDINGTALFEATSGNVGISMAALSNVFGVKFRAYLPKPTPKATQVLLRVLGAEVVMTEFETIDPSMVRYVQEEARKAGAVNLNQFENDDNFDAHYRFTAREIDEQLKSIGRTPDIIIAGIGTSGHIAGLAKYFKERYDTKVVGVVPAKGEKIPGIKRLETRPKWYFEVEVDRVVEVTRKEAVEGAVRVARSDGLLIGLSSGAVVKAYEEVSGEFGEGTYVLVFPDDGFKYVEVFESYLGM
- a CDS encoding DUF998 domain-containing protein encodes the protein MDLTKLSARLSLALPLIFVMGLLLVMSRNPWFSFTGNALSDMGSIRNPVNYYFNGFLMAFAAVGFIAAAGAFRNGLSYLMPLAMVFLFLVGVFPEEYAPHAPSAVLFYVLALADIAIIGIKLGRSGASVGYIWSILAVFTFGLMLYLVKARVFKGLAIPELVGASTILAWFVYVGMLQLRSQP
- a CDS encoding DUF257 family protein, producing MHELIESLVFDYADMIRPGELVLVEYTSREPVYLLFQIITEYARSRNVPLIVVDILDGLHVMKSQLRFAGIDTSPIDEIPVLKVGGKVDTGRVFSKVEETAEIAVFKRQFMNALKRIREEFGDIPFIRIVVGTSELLQLLERDPPKMEEFFAGLIRPLVGNPYTRGVVFINRKRVCSRGLKEAEEISTRVLETRAECGKLTIRVVKSIYFEEYKAEVQLDPCTLRERLASGGE
- a CDS encoding 7-cyano-7-deazaguanine synthase codes for the protein MKAVALLSSGIDSPVAVYLMLRKGLEVTPVHFRQSSRKESKAIELYEILKRYGKLNEPVIVDAYEEQAPVFSKLAEIGKAKWTCLFCKWTMVRRACRVGREIGARAIVTGDSLGQVASQTLDNLMIISSASDLPVMRPLIGMDKEEIVRIAKEIGTFEVSIEPEEPCPFVPRHPVVRGSLGEFLRIKAKLAEEGLL